In one window of Arachis ipaensis cultivar K30076 chromosome B06, Araip1.1, whole genome shotgun sequence DNA:
- the LOC107647530 gene encoding uncharacterized protein LOC107647530 — MADNENPQSTQAELLAQITELQAEVWRLAIDKAIRPVAQKKRNLGEEKKQAALEETKKLLNAGFIREIRFTTWLSNVVMVRKNSVDNASGFKSLSFMDAYSGYNQILMHPEDQSKTAFITEHGNFCYKAMPFGLKNAWATYQRLMDKVFRQQIGRNMEIYVDDMVAKTSAQGSHCDDLLEVFNQVRAYNMRLNPDKCAFGVQGEKFLGFMLTSRGIEANPEKLSNHAISSSLVIETGKKQNPVYFISRVLQPTETRYPKIEQLALALITTARRLRHYFQSYTIIVRTDQPLRQILTRLELAGRLIKWSVELSEFDIQYESRKTLKSQVLADFVSEMTNETQPTEASWSIHVDGASNREGSGAGILLKEGDKVIAEQSLQFRFNASNNQAEYEALLAGLKLAQQLKIPRITIYCDSSLVVHQIKGEYQVQDWRTPFLDYINTGAIPNEEPNLPLFRRRASFYIVVGNTLYRRGHSQPLLKCISKDEAEEVMAETHEGVCGNHVGGRALAAKILRTEYYWSTIKETYLKSQGSDNCQKHATVSGIPAEKLHTIEGSKKKLSEAKGEWADLIPEILWSYNTTIQSATGETPFKMVYGAEALIPLEVSIPTIRTEFYNQQNNLQARTTELDLVEEERDILTIRQRAMKMFIE; from the exons ATGGCTGACAATGAGAACCCTCAATCCACACAAGCTGAGCTCCTAGCTCAAATCACTGAACTTCAGGCAGAAGTGTGGAGGTTAGCAATTGACAAAGCAATCCGACCAGTGGCgcaaaagaaaagaaacctcggagaagagaaaaaacaagcagCACTAGAAGAAACCAAGAAACTCCTCAACGCAGGTTTCATCAGAGAGATCCGCTTCACCACATGGCTCTCaaatgtggtaatggtaaggaaaaaCTCAG TTGATAATGCTTCCGGTTTCAAAAGcttaagttttatggatgcatactctggttaCAACCAGATTCTAATGCACCCAGAGGACCAAAGCAAAACAGCTTTTATAACAGAACATGGAAATTTTTGTTACAAGGCAATGCCTTTCGGTTTAAAGAATGCATGGGCGACGTATCAAAGACTAATGGACAAAGTATTTCGACAGCAAATAGGTCGGAATATGGAAATTTATGTAGATGATATGGTAGCAAAAACGTCTGCACAAGGTTCACATTGTGACGACTTGTTAGAAGTCTTCAACCAAGTCCGAGCATACAACATGAGGCTCAACCCAGACAAATGTGCCTTTGGAGTTCAAGGAGAAaaattcctcggcttcatgctAACCTCACGAGGGATAGAAGCAAACCCAGAAAAAT TATCTAACCATGCTATAAGCTCGTCCCTAGTGATTGAAACAGGGAAAAAGCAAAACCCAGTATACTTCATTAGTAGGGTATTACAACCAACAGAAACAAGGTACCCAAAAATAGAACAGCTGGCGTTGGCACTGATCACCACGGCAAGGAGATTACGACACTACTTCCAGAGTTACACAATAATAGTACGAACAGACCAACCCCTAAGGCAGATATTAACCAGACTCGAGCTCGCGGGACGATTAATCAAATGGTCCGTCGAACTCTCTGAGTTCGACATTCAGTACGAATCAAGAAAAACTCTTAAATCACAAGTACTTGCCGACTTTGTATCAGAGATGACTAATGAAACACAACCTACAGAAGCCAGTTGGAGTATACATGTAGATGGAGCTTCAAACAGAGAAGGCAGCGGAGCAGGGATACTGCTAAAAGAAGGAGACAAAGTGATAGCCGAGCAATCACTACAGTTCCGCTTCAACGCAAgtaacaaccaggcagaatatgaggctCTGCTAGCAGGATTGAAACTCGCCCAGCAACTAAAGATACCTCGGATAACGATTTATTGTGACTCTTCACTAGTAGTGCATCAAATCAAGGGCGAGTACCAG GTACAAGATTGGAGAACACCTTTTCTCGATTACATCAACACAGGTGCCATACCAAACGAGGAACCAAACTTGCCGCTCTTTCGAAGAAGAGCAAGCTTCTACATAGTGGTAGGAAACACCCTGTACAGACGAGGACACTCCCAACCACTCCTCAAATGCATCAGCAAGGATGAGGCCGAAGAAGTTATGGCAGAAACACACGAAGGGGTCTGCGGAAACCACGTCGGGGGCCGAGCACTGGCTGCCAAAATATTACGAACAGAGTACTACTGGTCAACGATCAAAGAGACTTATCTCAAAAGTCAAGGCAGCGACAATTGTCAAAAGCACGCCACCGTTTCAGGAATCCCAGCCGAAAAGCTACACACCAtagag GGTTCAAAGAAAAAGCTCAGTGAGGCCAAGGGCGAGTGGGCCGACCTCATTCCAGAAATCTTGTGGAGTTACAATACTACAATACAATCTGCTACAGGAGAAACTCCCTTCAAGATGGTATATGGTGCAGAGGCACTAATCCCATTGGAGGTCAGCATTCCAACGATAAGGACCGAGTTTTACAATCAACAAAACAACTTGCAGGCCCGAACAACCGAGCTGGACCTcgtagaagaagaaagagacaTTTTAACCATAAGGCAACGAGCTATGAAAATGTTCATAGAGTGA
- the LOC107648456 gene encoding uncharacterized protein LOC107648456: MNPTNEEPTIDINYSGRHVSFAEDECRPAEEEPITQYHPSNNNNIPLLLQPSYERSKSMMHDELRNFRISLKWCALDHSSCVGKLISYVVFVFLAVVVPLLTSIFVRVPASSPEDDPISFNKLVQVPESTLAIIAFFTLSCFFQRYGLRQLLFLDMLRDDSSYVRRGYKVELDKSFRYLAYIMLPSFFLELAHKIIFFSAVKISAPHLNPTFPLNSIAFVLVLVSWLYRTLVFLVLCVLFRLTCELQRLRFEGVHKLFEGCGSDASLIFGEHVRIRKQLWLTSHRYRFFIIGCLVTITVSQLGALLLVLASKSDKTFFNSGDLLICSAVQLSGFMLCLVGAARITHRAQGIVAIATRWHLLVTNASSDSQHCKPQIPDGLASDNSDSDSSDIKISVIPQQLSIFQTRQSLVTYLQHNKGGITLYGFTLDRGLLHTLFAFELSLVLWILSRVVVLS; the protein is encoded by the exons atgaatcctaccaatgaaGAACCCACCATTGACATTAATTACTCCGGAAGGCATGTGTCCTTCGCCGAAGACGAATGCCGTCCAGCCGAAGAAGAGCCAATAACACAATACCATCCAAGCAATAACAATAACATTCCCCTGCTGCTGCAGCCATCATATGAAAGATCGAAATCCATGATGCATGACGAGCTTCGAAATTTTCGAATTAGCCTAAAGTGGTGTGCACTTGACCACTCTTCATGCGTTGGGAAACTCATCTCTTATGTGGTGTTCGTTTTCCTCGCCGTGGTTGTGCCTCTTCTAACCTCCATTTTTGTCAGAGTCCCTGCGTCTTCCCCTGAAGATGATCCAATCTCATTCAACAAGCTTGTTCAGGTGCCGGAATCCACACTCGCCATCATTGCCTTCTTCACTCTCTCTTGTTTCTTCCAAAG GTATGGGCTAAGGCAGCTTCTGTTCCTGGACATGTTGAGAGACGACAGCAGCTACGTACGAAGAGGATACAAAGTAGAACTGGACAAGTCCTTCAGATACTTGGCTTACATAATGCTTCCCTCCTTCTTCCTTGAGTTGGCCCACAAGATCATCTTCTTCTCCGCCGTTAAGATCTCTGCTCCACACCTCAATCCAACGTTCCCCCTCAACTCCATCGCCTTTGTCTTGGTTCTGGTGTCATGGCTTTACAGAACACTGGTGTTCTTGGTGCTGTGTGTGCTCTTTAGACTCACCTGCGAGCTCCAGAGGCTGAGGTTTGAAGGGGTTCACAAGCTCTTTGAAGGATGCGGCTCTGATGCCAGTCTCATATTCGGAGAACATGTGAGGATCAGGAAGCAGTTGTGGCTCACAAGCCATAGGTACAGGTTCTTCATCATTGGCTGCTTGGTCACCATCACTGTTAGCCAGTTGGGTGCTCTCTTGCTCGTTCTTGCTTCTAAATCTGACAAGACCTTCTTCAATTCTGGAGATCTTCTG ataTGTTCAGCAGTGCAGTTGAGTGGGTTCATGCTGTGCCTGGTGGGTGCTGCAAGAATCACACACAGAGCTCAAGGGATAGTGGCCATAGCCACGAGATGGCACTTGTTAGTAACCAATGCCTCTTCTGATTCCCAACACTGCAAACCCCAAATTCCTGATGGACTAGCCAGTGACAACAGTGATTCTGATTCCTCGGACATAAAGATATCAGTAATCCCACAACAACTCTCTATATTCCAAACCAGGCAATCTTTAG TGACATACTTGCAGCATAACAAAGGGGGAATAACGCTGTATGGGTTTACACTTGACAGAGGATTGCTCCATACTCTCTTTGCATTTGAGTTGTCTCTGGTGCTTTGGATTCTGAGTAGGGTGGTTGTGTTAtcttaa
- the LOC107605169 gene encoding uncharacterized protein LOC107605169: MNPTNEEPTIDINSSRRRVSFADDEEEPNHNNNIPLLLQPSYERSKSMMHDELRNFRISLKWCALDHSSCFGKLISYVVFIFLAVVVPLLTSIFVRVPASSPEDDPISFNKLVQVPESTLAIIAFFTLSCFFRRYGLRQLLFLDMLRDDSSYVRRGYKVELDKSFRYLAYIMLPSFFLELAHKIIFFSAVKISAPHLNPTFPLNSTAFVLVLVSWLYRTLVFLVLCVLFRLTCELQRLRFEGVHKLFEGCGSDASLIFGEHVRIRKQLWLTSHRYRFFIIGCLVTITVSQLGALLLVLASKSDKTFFNSGDLLICSAVQLSGFMLCLVGAARITHRAQGIVAIATRWHLLVTIASAESQHCKAQIPDGLASDNSDSDSSDIRISVIPQQLSTFQIREALVTYLQHNKGGITLYGFTLDRGLLHTLFAFELSLVLWILSKVVVLS; encoded by the exons ATGAATCCTACCAATGAAGAACCCACCATTGACATTAATTCCTCCCGAAGGCGTGTGTCCTTCGCCGACGATGAAGAAGAGCCCAACCATAACAATAACATTCCCCTGCTGCTGCAGCCATCATATGAAAGATCAAAATCCATGATGCATGACGAGCTTCGAAATTTTCGGATTAGCCTAAAGTGGTGTGCACTTGACCACTCTTCATGCTTTGGAAAACTTATCTCTTATGTGGTCTTCATCTTCCTCGCCGTGGTTGTGCCTCTTCTAACCTCCATTTTTGTCAGAGTCCCTGCGTCTTCCCCTGAAGATGATCCAATCTCATTCAACAAGCTTGTTCAGGTGCCGGAATCCACACTCGCCATCATTGCCTTCTTCACCCTCTCTTGTTTCTTCCGAAG GTATGGGCTAAGGCAGCTTCTGTTCCTGGACATGTTGAGAGACGACAGCAGCTACGTACGAAGAGGATACAAAGTAGAACTGGACAAGTCCTTCAGATACTTGGCTTACATAATGCTTCCGTCCTTCTTCCTTGAGTTGGCCCACAAGATCATCTTCTTCTCCGCCGTTAAGATCTCTGCTCCACACCTCAATCCAACGTTCCCCCTCAACTCCACCGCCTTTGTCTTGGTTCTGGTGTCATGGCTTTATAGAACACTGGTGTTCTTGGTGCTGTGTGTGCTCTTTAGACTGACCTGCGAGCTCCAGAGGCTGAGGTTTGAAGGGGTTCACAAGCTCTTTGAAGGATGCGGCTCCGACGCCAGTCTCATATTCGGGGAACATGTGAGGATCAGGAAGCAGTTGTGGCTCACAAGCCATAGATACAGGTTCTTCATCATTGGCTGCTTGGTCACCATCACTGTTAGCCAGTTGGGTGCTCTCTTGCTCGTTCTTGCTTCTAAATCTGACAAGACCTTCTTCAATTCTGGAGATCTTCTG ataTGTTCAGCAGTGCAGTTGAGTGGGTTCATGCTGTGCCTGGTGGGTGCTGCAAGAATAACACACAGAGCTCAAGGGATAGTGGCCATAGCCACGAGATGGCACTTGTTAGTAACCATTGCCTCTGCTGAATCCCAACACTGCAAGGCCCAAATACCTGATGGACTAGCCAGTGATAATAGTGATTCTGATTCCTCAGACATACGCATATCAGTAATCCCACAACAACTGTCTACATTCCAAATCAGGGAAGCCTTAG TGACATACTTGCAGCACAACAAAGGGGGAATAACGCTGTATGGGTTTACACTTGACAGAGGATTGCTCCATACTCTTTTTGCCTTTGAGTTGTCTCTGGTACTTTGGATTCTGAGTAAGGTGGTTGTGTTGTCTTAA